The Aphis gossypii isolate Hap1 unplaced genomic scaffold, ASM2018417v2 Contig00213_ERROPOS63693, whole genome shotgun sequence nucleotide sequence tcatttttacagTTCATAagttaattagatatttattattttattaaattttactaaattattatacttattatattttatacaattatttaaaatagtcagTCATCTTTGTTTGAATTTGATTACActgccaatatttttttttaacggtatttttacaatgataaaagtagatattaaaaaaatgtaaccgtACTTGGAAATTTTGTCATTTACaccaatcaatttattaatttataatacagtaacACTTAAATGGTATtatgaaacattaaatattgttttgttattgagggtgactaatacattttagaaattaaattgaataatgggTTATAAAGCAAACCAACCATTATTATGTAAAGATTTTTGTTATGTagagtttttattgtaatttaaaattaacagttaataatattaatattttttcactattacaatttttgttgtaaattatttattagaattatatatttctgattgtttataataaagatcttatttaaaaatatataaaatatttaaaaaatgaaaattgtagttactattatatatttattgttttaaaaatatttcaagtaatCTTTTTGAATAgactcaaatattatttttaatattattgattcgtTTAACTGTTTGTATCAAATACCTTAAgtcatttaatcaatttttttccagtgctatttatttaaaatgtataatctttttgaattcaaacatcaaatttattaaaatgggtacctatgtgttttttttttttttttagacaccacaaataaaagtaaagtaaGAAAAGGATCGAATCTGAAAATCTTAGATGCTAAACCTGGAGTTTATACTGAGTATAAACCCTTTTTGTATAAAGATAAATCAATAGTGAAAAAACTTCTCAGAGGAATGCAAACCAAGCGCCCGGAAGAAGTGCAATCAGCTCTATTGCGACGACACTTTTTAGAACTCACCCAGAGTTTTATGATACCACTTGAACGATACATGTCATCTTTAATGCCTTTACAAAGAAATATTTCTCCCTTTaaggtataacatttttttatgtggtAAGGATATAtacagaaaatgtatttacttaatttttgcaGGCGGCTCCCAAACCCTGGCCTTTTAATCCAGACAACTTTTTGGCCAGTTTAGAATATGCTGGACCTCAACTGACATGTGGTATTAAAGGAGATTGGAAGGGACTTTACAAGCAATTTTTTAGATCTCCAAATTTCAATGGTTGGTACAATATTCGTTACAAAGGAATGATGATGAAGCTTCAAATCTTGCAAATTGAAGCCCTATCTAGTGTGGTAAATAAAATCACCTCTATTTaactactttttattatataaatataagttaacactaaacatattataatttatttattggttttaggatattaataattggcTCGAAGGAAAACAAGAAGTAGAAATTGTTGACATGATACTGAAAATACGTCAGAAACTGGATGAATGTGAAAGCAAAGGGTACcagataaataaaagaatcaaAGATCAATTGAAAGTAAAAATGGATGATATAATTTGTTCATTGCCAGATGACTTGAAAAATGTCTTATCAAATAAGAAGCTATCTAGCAGATGATATACTTCcatgtttaaatttagacgaagaataatttaaataatttagataatatcaaTACCATCTCATTAATTGTATCTGTATTCATCCTGACTTGAATATGTACATTAATcatcagttttaaaattgatattatcattattccaTAGCAGGGCTTAAAACCGTTTCTAAAATAAGGGGTATTCGGCTCCGGTAGGAGCCgaaaattttttactaacCGGTTACCAGTTTTCTCGTTCTAAGAAGTGTTGTTAACCAGTTATCGGTTACCTTACACCAGATTAATATAATGGTTACCGGATACCAATTTTTAACggtttatgatatatttaaatcaccaCTTACCGATTTTAATCGGTTTAAATACCGCTTTTcacaaaaccttttttttttttttaacttaacaattatgaactatttataatgatgtgtttACACCACAgactaagataaaatataaatctcagtacataatattatctaatctcTATTCTGTCTTAACTCTTAGAccgtggtttttaatttttatacacctttttataaattaacaaaaaacaaaaactgtaagtacctataataatttattataattttataaaatgtaaattgtaaattaaacaacattgaaaattagttttaactatGATTTCCTCGTATGACCATAATATCATCAAGTAAATGAGAGGATATGGATGATCTTAGATCGTTGCAAATAAACTTTAATCCGGAAAACGTCCTTTCTACAGtcacctataaaatatacatatacaacgtacattaagtattattgttcaataggtgccataaattttatattattacctgcGTACACGGAACAGCCATAACAACTTGTGTTAACTGAAATAATtctggttttataattttattctctgACCAATATTTTAGAACACAGCTTTTATGATGAAGTCGAGGCACATTATCAAATTCTTCAATTATAACTCTAATTGAacgattatcattattttccaCCTCAAGGCACGGTGTACTGCTTTgagaacttaaaaatatttcaaattcatcTATTTCACCAATAGTATCATCTTCGTTGGTGGTTGTCTCACTAAcatcattatttacaattgtttCAGAAGTAAGTTTCATTGCATTCCATGTTTTGTTTAAGTGATTTTTAGCAATTGACTTTTGTTCTATGCTGAGCATTCTTTGAAACCGAggatctaaaaaaattactggaaataaaagttgtacattttaattttttaatctatatattacttccgataatattaaacagaacaataacatattacaaACCAGAAGAAAATATAGGTTcttcaaacaataatttacttcTCCGGTCCATAGAAATTACTATTGCTTGTGATAATGAACTATCTACTTTTTGTaactttgataatatattccaCCAAATTGCAAAGAAATCCCCAATGGTAATATCACTTTTTTGTAAAGAAACAAGTCCTATTTTTGCAGGTTCTAGTGAAGCCACCtgcaacataataaaatattttatgtttttgtaatttcattttacaaaataatacgagtaggtacttgaaattggttattaattgatattacacaataatagacaatattaattttattaccattttttcaatattatcccAATCGGGTAAAGATAGTTTTAAATCGTTCATGGTATCTTGAAATTTCAAACAGAAATCTTTGAGTTCAAGAAATCTATATAACATGTCATACACAGATGACCATCGGGTTTCCACATCACGAATggcttgttttttattttcctgtTTAAGTAGTCCAGCATAGATTGGAGTTCGTAATTTCTTAACAAcctaaaattagttaattagtataaaacaatcagaagttaaatattttaaattaattactgttCTTGCTCGTGCAAGAGCACCACGGATACTTTGGATTTTCAGTCCCTCTTCAATTGCCAAATTTAAAGTGTGTGCTGCACATCTTACTTTTGAAGTAATTGCTTCTGGACAAATAGCATCAATTACCTCATTTTCAAGCTCTATTGGTTCATTATCCACTATCAAGTCTTCAGCTGATTCatgaaaagttgaaaaataatttttatttaaaaaaaccacaTTTCATATCAAGTAcctactcgtattatatacataatataacaacataatatatccaaATATTTAACCTTTACAgagtacattatttattatgattggtattaaacttttaaaattatctaaatcattaaattacctatttctTGATCTGGATCGCTTATCATTAAATCAgtcatttttaacatattagcAGCGTTATCACttgtaattgaatatatttgatatttagttagtccatatttacttataacatTAAGCAACTAATAaagtgaatataaaataattattagcaaaatataatattaattgcccaatttcaataaaagaaTATAGGTGCTGAAGccccttatttttttttagtcttatGATGCATTACATAATGATCTTACCCCCAACCTTACCATCTTGACTTctcagaaaattataatttatttaataatggccttaacaatattactaacaaaataaaacataagtacAAATTAACTACAAACGCCATTAATTATGAATGTGGTAATTTCAAAATTGGGGTTCATTACATTTATGCCTCCCAATTTTAGACTctgaatactaaataaatacctattaaataggtatataaaaaaatattcaattaacatttatatatcttaCTGTATCTTTTAAGTATTTCGAGGAATGGCGTTCAACAAGCTCGAAAATGGCcaaggttttaatttttaaagtcaatGTATCTTTGTGCATATACTGAACATTGACTCCCAAAAATGACTTATTATGTCTTGAAACTCCATCTACTTTCAATGAAACCATCTTATATTTCATATCGTCAGAAATTTCAGcaactatttttaaagcaGTAGCAGATACATGACTTCTTATGTTTTGTGGATTTATAGatatagctataaaatataaatttataacaagttatacaacatgcaacataatatttcaaaggTTTAGATATTTTGCTAAGCAATTAAAAACACTTACAATTAGGTTCAAAGGCTTTAAGTAttggatttattattttttgaaaaccagAATCTTGCATTAGGCACATTGGTCTTCCATTCACTGTTATTAGTTCAACACAAGCAGACAGTAGTTTCTTCTTGtccatttcaatttttatagtgttGTTTGCAATAAAAGAACTCATAAGCATTTGACTTGAATCAATGTCTctctacataaaaataattactataattaatgtttaaagtgtttaaactattaaggatattatttaaaatgtttatatttatgaatacataatatataatactcttAAATATGACTAcagtaaaactataaatgacACTTGAATGATACTCaaatacatgaatattaataataataataataataatacatattgacatattgtattgaaatatcTAAGTATTAACTAAGATACTAGTTAGGGTATATGCTAGTAGGGctagatattatgttatgagcagataataatcaatttctaatttatttttaacaaataatatttatttgtaaaaaagtaaaatgtctaaatgatataatctgaacgtataataacaattaaaatagaacAGTAATTTATCTAacctaacttatttttttcttaccgattttgataaattagtgCATCtagttatgtaaattatataaaatacaaaacttaccttttgttttttgaatttccATGTAGACTCAGGAGCATCaatttttttgctatttttaacATCTTGGAgttcattaaattgttttttatgatgggaaaaaatatgtttttccaAATTAGAGGAATGTTTACcagtcatatttttattacaattatctaTATTGCACTTCGAAGTATTTGAGCTTACGTTAAACGTAAAAAACATTTCTAGCACTGGATTTTTCATGATTAAtagaaaacaacaacaaaatattcaaaaatattaaatatatataactgacGAGTGACGACTGCACAATGTACGTCTGTACACTATACAACAATACGGTGGTCTGTAAGGAGTGCTATACAAAAATACTgaacgaaataaataaataattacgaatAATAGCAGGtaacaagtaaataatatgatatacataatatatatttataatttatattatataatttgtagatcattaatattaaataaccatGTAGACCGTTGTACAGGAAACAGCCAAAAGGGAAATAGTGAATaccagtaatattaaataatcagtacagctataaataataaatatattatttttaatttataatatatttatttacatcataAACCTATTGTATATTGCCCGTATAGCATGTACGTATTTGACATtgtatatctacctatataatgaaatGCATAACTTCAATATAGGTATTCCCCAGTACCCACtgataaatgtttttctaCTAAATAGAGACTAGAATATAAactgaaataacaataaataattggtaggtaatttattggaacaaaataatctttttCCGCAATATTTCTACTGGTTACCGGGTATCGCTAAATGAACGATTTTCAGAAATGGTGATAATTGGTGTTTTGTATATGACATTATAAACTTTTGTTAATCGGTTACCGATATTCGCTTTCCAAAATGCGGATAAAATAGATTACCGGTTTAAGGTTCTTAAAATTTACGGTTTTTAACGGTTTTCGTGAAAAACCGGTAAACGGTTTTAAGCCCTGTtccatagttatatatttttt carries:
- the LOC114130435 gene encoding uncharacterized protein LOC114130435, whose product is MKNPVLEMFFTFNVSSNTSKCNIDNCNKNMTGKHSSNLEKHIFSHHKKQFNELQDVKNSKKIDAPESTWKFKKQKRDIDSSQMLMSSFIANNTIKIEMDKKKLLSACVELITVNGRPMCLMQDSGFQKIINPILKAFEPNSISINPQNIRSHVSATALKIVAEISDDMKYKMVSLKVDGVSRHNKSFLGVNVQYMHKDTLTLKIKTLAIFELVERHSSKYLKDTLLNVISKYGLTKYQIYSITSDNAANMLKMTDLMISDPDQEIAEDLIVDNEPIELENEVIDAICPEAITSKVRCAAHTLNLAIEEGLKIQSIRGALARARTVVKKLRTPIYAGLLKQENKKQAIRDVETRWSSVYDMLYRFLELKDFCLKFQDTMNDLKLSLPDWDNIEKMVASLEPAKIGLVSLQKSDITIGDFFAIWWNILSKLQKVDSSLSQAIVISMDRRSKLLFEEPIFSSVIFLDPRFQRMLSIEQKSIAKNHLNKTWNAMKLTSETIVNNDVSETTTNEDDTIGEIDEFEIFLSSQSSTPCLEVENNDNRSIRVIIEEFDNVPRLHHKSCVLKYWSENKIIKPELFQLTQVVMAVPCTQVTVERTFSGLKFICNDLRSSISSHLLDDIMVIRGNHS